In the genome of Manis javanica isolate MJ-LG chromosome 17, MJ_LKY, whole genome shotgun sequence, one region contains:
- the CLIP3 gene encoding CAP-Gly domain-containing linker protein 3 isoform X1 has product MTKTDPAPMAPPLRGEEEEEEEEEEPVPEASSPTEERRQKPVVHPSAPAPLPKDYAFTFFDPNDPACQEILFDPQTTIPELFAIVRQWVPQVQHKIDVIGNEILRRGCHVNDRDGLTDMTLLHYACKAGAHGVGDPAAAVRLSQQLLALGADVTLRSRWTNMNALHYAAYFDVPDLVRVLLKGARPRVVNSTCSDFNHGSALHIAASNLCLGAAKCLLEHGANPALRNRKGQVPAEVVPDPMDMSLDKAEAALVAKELRTLLEEAVPLSCALPKVTLPNYDNVPGNLMLSALGLRLGDRVLLDGQKTGTLRFCGTTEFASGQWVGVELDEPEGKNDGSVGGVRYFICPPKQGLFASVSKISKVVDAPPSSVTSTPRTPRMDFSRVTGKGRREHKGKKKPLSSPSLGSLQQREGAKAEVGDQVLVAGQKQGVVRFYGKTDFAPGYWYGIELNQPTGKHDGSVFGVRYFTCPPRHGVFAPASRIQRIGGSTDPPGDNVAAKKVHQVTMTQPKRTFTTVRTPKDIASENSISRLLFCCWFPWMLRAEMQS; this is encoded by the exons ATGACTAAGACAGATCCCGCCCCTATGGCCCCACCGCTCCgaggggaagaggaagaagaggaggaggaggaggagcctgtCCCCGAGGCCTCCAGCCCCACCGAGGAGCGCCGGCAGAAGCCTGTTGTGCACCCCTCGGCACCTGCCCCCCTGCCCAAGGACTACG CCTTCACCTTCTTCGATCCTAATGATCCCGCGTGCCAGGAGATTCTGTTTGACCCGCAGACCACCATCCCTGAGCTGTTCGCCATTGTGCGCCAGTGGGTGCCCCAAGTCCAGCACAAGATTGACGTTATTGGCAATGAG ATTCTGCGTCGTGGCTGCCACGTGAATGATCGTGATGGGCTGACTGACATGACACTGCTCCATTATGCGTGCAAGGCTGGGGCCCATGGAGTTG GGGACCCTGCAGCGGCCGTGCGCCTGTCACAGCAGCTGCTGGCACTGGGTGCTGATGTGACTCTACGCAGCCGTTGGACCAACATGAACGCGCTTCACTATGCGGCCTACTTCGATGTGCCAGATCTTGTGCGCGTGCTGCTGAAGGGCGCCAGGCCCCGAG TAGTGAACTCCACGTGCAGTGACTTCAACCACGGCTCAGCCCTGCACATCGCTGCCTCCAACCTGTGCCTGGGTGCTGCCAAATGTTTGCTGGAGCACGGTGCCAACCCAGCGCTGCGG AACCGAAAGGGACAGGTGCCGGCGGAGGTGGTCCCAGACCCCATGGACATGTCCCTGGACAAGGCAGAGGCAGCGCTGGTGGCCAAGGAGCTGCGAACACTGCTGGAGGAGGCTGTGCCACTCTCCTGCGCCCTCCCCAAGGTCACGCTACCCAACTATGACAACGTCCCGGGCAATCTCATGCTCAGTGCATTGGGCCTGCGCCTGGGAGACCGCGTGCTGCTGGATGGCCAGAAG ACGGGCACACTGCGGTTCTGTGGGACCACGGAGTTTGCCAGTGGCCAGTGGGTGGGCGTGGAGCTGGACGAACCAGAGGGCAAGAATGATGGCAGTGTTGGGGGTGTCCGGTACTTCATCTGCCCTCCCAAGCAGG GGCTGTTTGCCTCTGTGTCCAAGATCTCCAAGGTAGTGGACGCACCCCCGTCATCCGTCACCTCCACACCTCGGACTCCCCGGATGGACTTCTCCCGTGTCACTGGCAAAGGCCGCAGGGAACACAAAG GCAAGAAGAAGCCCCTGTCATCCCCATCCCTGGGCAGCCTGCAGCAGCGTGAGGGAGCCAAGGCTGAGGTCGGAGACCAAGTCCTTGTCGCAGGCCAGAAGCAAGGGGTTGTGCGCTTCTATGGAAAGACAGACTTTGCCCCAG GTTACTGGTATGGCATTGAGCTAAACCAACCCACTGGCAAGCACGATGGCTCAGTCTTTGGTGTCCGGTACTTCACTTGCCCCCCTCGGCATGGAGTCTTTGCGCCGGCCTCCCGAATTCAGAG GATTGGTGGATCTACTGACCCTCCTGGGGACAATGTCGCAGCCAAAAAAGTACACCAAGTGACCA TGACGCAACCTAAACGCACCTTCACGACAGTCCGGACCCCAAAGGACATTGCATCAGAGAACTCCATCTCCAG GTTGCTCTTCTGCTGCTGGTTTCCCTGGATGCTGAGGGCAGAGATGCAGTCTTAG
- the CLIP3 gene encoding CAP-Gly domain-containing linker protein 3 isoform X2 codes for MTKTDPAPMAPPLRGEEEEEEEEEEPVPEASSPTEERRQKPVVHPSAPAPLPKDYAFTFFDPNDPACQEILFDPQTTIPELFAIVRQWVPQVQHKIDVIGNEILRRGCHVNDRDGLTDMTLLHYACKAGAHGVGDPAAAVRLSQQLLALGADVTLRSRWTNMNALHYAAYFDVPDLVRVLLKGARPRVNSTCSDFNHGSALHIAASNLCLGAAKCLLEHGANPALRNRKGQVPAEVVPDPMDMSLDKAEAALVAKELRTLLEEAVPLSCALPKVTLPNYDNVPGNLMLSALGLRLGDRVLLDGQKTGTLRFCGTTEFASGQWVGVELDEPEGKNDGSVGGVRYFICPPKQGLFASVSKISKVVDAPPSSVTSTPRTPRMDFSRVTGKGRREHKGKKKPLSSPSLGSLQQREGAKAEVGDQVLVAGQKQGVVRFYGKTDFAPGYWYGIELNQPTGKHDGSVFGVRYFTCPPRHGVFAPASRIQRIGGSTDPPGDNVAAKKVHQVTMTQPKRTFTTVRTPKDIASENSISRLLFCCWFPWMLRAEMQS; via the exons ATGACTAAGACAGATCCCGCCCCTATGGCCCCACCGCTCCgaggggaagaggaagaagaggaggaggaggaggagcctgtCCCCGAGGCCTCCAGCCCCACCGAGGAGCGCCGGCAGAAGCCTGTTGTGCACCCCTCGGCACCTGCCCCCCTGCCCAAGGACTACG CCTTCACCTTCTTCGATCCTAATGATCCCGCGTGCCAGGAGATTCTGTTTGACCCGCAGACCACCATCCCTGAGCTGTTCGCCATTGTGCGCCAGTGGGTGCCCCAAGTCCAGCACAAGATTGACGTTATTGGCAATGAG ATTCTGCGTCGTGGCTGCCACGTGAATGATCGTGATGGGCTGACTGACATGACACTGCTCCATTATGCGTGCAAGGCTGGGGCCCATGGAGTTG GGGACCCTGCAGCGGCCGTGCGCCTGTCACAGCAGCTGCTGGCACTGGGTGCTGATGTGACTCTACGCAGCCGTTGGACCAACATGAACGCGCTTCACTATGCGGCCTACTTCGATGTGCCAGATCTTGTGCGCGTGCTGCTGAAGGGCGCCAGGCCCCGAG TGAACTCCACGTGCAGTGACTTCAACCACGGCTCAGCCCTGCACATCGCTGCCTCCAACCTGTGCCTGGGTGCTGCCAAATGTTTGCTGGAGCACGGTGCCAACCCAGCGCTGCGG AACCGAAAGGGACAGGTGCCGGCGGAGGTGGTCCCAGACCCCATGGACATGTCCCTGGACAAGGCAGAGGCAGCGCTGGTGGCCAAGGAGCTGCGAACACTGCTGGAGGAGGCTGTGCCACTCTCCTGCGCCCTCCCCAAGGTCACGCTACCCAACTATGACAACGTCCCGGGCAATCTCATGCTCAGTGCATTGGGCCTGCGCCTGGGAGACCGCGTGCTGCTGGATGGCCAGAAG ACGGGCACACTGCGGTTCTGTGGGACCACGGAGTTTGCCAGTGGCCAGTGGGTGGGCGTGGAGCTGGACGAACCAGAGGGCAAGAATGATGGCAGTGTTGGGGGTGTCCGGTACTTCATCTGCCCTCCCAAGCAGG GGCTGTTTGCCTCTGTGTCCAAGATCTCCAAGGTAGTGGACGCACCCCCGTCATCCGTCACCTCCACACCTCGGACTCCCCGGATGGACTTCTCCCGTGTCACTGGCAAAGGCCGCAGGGAACACAAAG GCAAGAAGAAGCCCCTGTCATCCCCATCCCTGGGCAGCCTGCAGCAGCGTGAGGGAGCCAAGGCTGAGGTCGGAGACCAAGTCCTTGTCGCAGGCCAGAAGCAAGGGGTTGTGCGCTTCTATGGAAAGACAGACTTTGCCCCAG GTTACTGGTATGGCATTGAGCTAAACCAACCCACTGGCAAGCACGATGGCTCAGTCTTTGGTGTCCGGTACTTCACTTGCCCCCCTCGGCATGGAGTCTTTGCGCCGGCCTCCCGAATTCAGAG GATTGGTGGATCTACTGACCCTCCTGGGGACAATGTCGCAGCCAAAAAAGTACACCAAGTGACCA TGACGCAACCTAAACGCACCTTCACGACAGTCCGGACCCCAAAGGACATTGCATCAGAGAACTCCATCTCCAG GTTGCTCTTCTGCTGCTGGTTTCCCTGGATGCTGAGGGCAGAGATGCAGTCTTAG
- the THAP8 gene encoding THAP domain-containing protein 8 isoform X2 encodes MGCEHWVPSCHQHLCSEHFTPSCFQWRWGVRYLRPDAVPSIFSQAPPAKKLRSSQSTEQPVSPPQEAPGPAVQAPGPVHLVVLGPPPGSPGAVATVFLRPLPLPPAPPGPRPGVPPQQPRAGLGATLGALQRRVRRLQRRHQRRQAQLRALEQRAQQLCRESLRARQGLLRAGTAAHPARAAPLVSVKRESRI; translated from the exons ATGGGCTGTGAGCACTGGGTGCCCAGCTGCCACCAGCACTTGTGCAGCGAGCACTTCACACCCTCCTGCTTCCAGTGGCGCTGGGGCGTGCGCTACCTGCGGCCCGATGCCGTGCCCTCCATTTTCTCCCAGGCACCGCCCGCCAAG AAGCTACGGAGTTCCCAAAGCACGGAGCAGCCGGTCTCGCCTCCACAGGAGGCCCCGGGCCCAGCCGTCCAGGCCCCCGGCCCTGTGCACCTTGTGGTACTGGGACCACCGCCCGGAAGCCCCGGGGCCGTAGCCACGGTGTTCCTGAGACCCCTGCCTCTTCCACCGGCTCCCCCGGGTCCGCGCCCTGGAGTGCCGCCCCAGCAGCCCCGGGCCGGGCTGGGCGCGACGCTGGGGGCGCTGCAACGGCGGGTGCGGAGGCTGCAGAGGCGCCACCAGCGGCGCCAGGCGCAGCTGCGGGCTCTGGAGCAGCGGGCGCAGCAGCTGTGCCGGGAAAGCCTGCGGGCGCGCCAGGGTCTTCTGCGCGCTGGGACTGCTGCCCACCCGGCCCGCGCGGCGCCTCTGGTTTCTGTTAAACGAGAGTCCAGGATTTAG
- the THAP8 gene encoding THAP domain-containing protein 8 isoform X1, with translation MPKYCRAPNCSNTAGRLGSDNRPVSFYKFPLKDGARLQAWLQHMGCEHWVPSCHQHLCSEHFTPSCFQWRWGVRYLRPDAVPSIFSQAPPAKKLRSSQSTEQPVSPPQEAPGPAVQAPGPVHLVVLGPPPGSPGAVATVFLRPLPLPPAPPGPRPGVPPQQPRAGLGATLGALQRRVRRLQRRHQRRQAQLRALEQRAQQLCRESLRARQGLLRAGTAAHPARAAPLVSVKRESRI, from the exons ATGCCCAAGTACTGCCGGGCCCCGAACTGCTCCAATACTGCGGGCCGACTGGGCTCGGACAACCGCCCTGTGAGCTTCTACAA GTTCCCACTGAAGGATGGCGCCCGGCTGCAGGCCTGGCTGCAGCACATGGGCTGTGAGCACTGGGTGCCCAGCTGCCACCAGCACTTGTGCAGCGAGCACTTCACACCCTCCTGCTTCCAGTGGCGCTGGGGCGTGCGCTACCTGCGGCCCGATGCCGTGCCCTCCATTTTCTCCCAGGCACCGCCCGCCAAG AAGCTACGGAGTTCCCAAAGCACGGAGCAGCCGGTCTCGCCTCCACAGGAGGCCCCGGGCCCAGCCGTCCAGGCCCCCGGCCCTGTGCACCTTGTGGTACTGGGACCACCGCCCGGAAGCCCCGGGGCCGTAGCCACGGTGTTCCTGAGACCCCTGCCTCTTCCACCGGCTCCCCCGGGTCCGCGCCCTGGAGTGCCGCCCCAGCAGCCCCGGGCCGGGCTGGGCGCGACGCTGGGGGCGCTGCAACGGCGGGTGCGGAGGCTGCAGAGGCGCCACCAGCGGCGCCAGGCGCAGCTGCGGGCTCTGGAGCAGCGGGCGCAGCAGCTGTGCCGGGAAAGCCTGCGGGCGCGCCAGGGTCTTCTGCGCGCTGGGACTGCTGCCCACCCGGCCCGCGCGGCGCCTCTGGTTTCTGTTAAACGAGAGTCCAGGATTTAG